A region from the Salmo trutta chromosome 40, fSalTru1.1, whole genome shotgun sequence genome encodes:
- the LOC115180038 gene encoding uncharacterized protein LOC115180038, which translates to MRLVCGRKPTRRRRDEGRKRRSALRCGPFAVLANMDATMENIEHTLPLYSNNAKKKSKKKVNSEYTYKLSEYETMDFVKLRVSNRYMFTGRRNASRLAWRAILKHMGLQGKMTASQAMKKWENLKKRYKELKYPPPGVQVFPHSWRWYDLMSDAMEGRLAGSAPIIGPLPPGTSDSDFLPDARPRKRSMMGGIGVMGMHCDLDEMDTERATLETERAALEGEREVMGRERMALEREQAGLEREMANLDRERAQLEREKAAVERERGLIEKEKAQVARDRLAVDRDRVLLAEGRAAEENGAEGQSCKTGGQRVVGSLERTERFLKMFEKLVERM; encoded by the exons ATGCGACTAGTCTGCGGCCGGAAACCAACACGAAGAAGAAGAGACGAAGGGCGGAAGAGACGAAGTGCACTCCGTTGTGGTCCCTTCGCAGTGCTAGCTAACATGGATGCTACAATGGAAAACATCGAACACACGCTACCGCTATACTCTAATAATGCAAAAAAGAAAAGTAAAAAGAAAGTGAATTCAGAATATACATACAAAT tgtCTGAATATGAAACAATGGACTTTGTGAAATTGCGCGTATCAAATCGCTACATGTTTACGGGGAGGAGAAATGCCTCTCGACTGGCCTGGAG GGCCATCCTCAAACACATGGGCTTGCAGGGGAAGATGACTGCCAGTCAGGCAATGAAAAAATGGGAAAATCTGAAGAAGAGATACAAG GAGCTGAAGTACCCTCCCCCAGGGGTGCAGGTGTTCCCCCACAGTTGGCGTTGGTATGATCTGATGAGTGACGCAATGGAGGGGCGTCTGGCAGGCTCAGCCCCCATCATCGGCCCACTCCCCCCGGGCACTAGCGACAGTGATTTTCTCCCAGACGCCCGGCCCAGGAAGAGATCCATGATGGgcggaataggggtgatggggatGCACTGCGACCTGGATGAGATGGACACCGAGAGGGCGACGCTGGAGACCGAACGGGCGGCATTGGAGGGCGAGCGAGAGGTGATGGGGAGAGAGCGGATGGCGCTGGAGAGAGAGCAAGCAGGGCTGGAACGAGAGATGGCCAACCTGGACCGGGAGCGTGCCCAACTGGAGAGGGAGAAGGCAgcggtggagagggagagggggctgaTAGAGAAGGAGAAAGCGCAGGTGGCCAGGGATAGGCTGGCtgtggacagagacagagttctACTGGCGGAGGGTAGAGCAGCGGAGGAGAACGGTGCGGAaggacaaagctgtaaaacaggagGACAGAGGGTCGTTGGGTCGTTGGAAAGAACCGAGAGATTCCTCAAGATGTTTGAAAAGTTGGTTGAACGTATGTGA
- the LOC115180037 gene encoding leucine-rich repeat protein soc-2 homolog has translation MRMLARLILGLFVLKAVVANPRFARQLELDTYDSANYDVDLENLNLDNQDVYDYEDGLTIDEPQIEIGTLAPPDYNYPGPGGHASLEEEEEEELPLRPQLIPQGSGGSGVLMGPDAQGEEELRLSPIDILHISGDFGGSTGSGGSGGSGVSGGSGGSGDLLASGSGDLLASGGSGGSREIGSAGSGDLGSGGSRVLGSGDSGGSGDLGSGGSVGSGDLGSGDSVGSGDLGSGDSVGSGDLGSGDSVGSGDLGSGGSVSSGDLGSGGSGGSGDFGSQGSGGSGTLLGSGGSGDILVSSTGGFGGSGGSGDSGIIIISGEEELPLIPDTTPQEASGASGESGASGTSGASGPGGSDSGGSEVTLIPDPEEEEEVLLTTPKTPQESGGTVGSGGSGLPEVDLDIKGMPTCLLCTCLGGSVYCDDVKLTSVPPLPKETTHFYARYNHITKINKGDFAQMNKLKRIDLTANKIASIADDAFSGLPVLEELVLRENGVSQLPALPPVMTLIDASHNNIGATGIHKEAFKDMTGLLYLYLTDNHIDHIPVPLPDSLRSLHLQRNNIQMIHEDTFCNLKDLNYIRNALEDIRLDGNPINLSRTPQAYVCLPRVPIGAHI, from the exons ATGAGGATGTTGGCGAGGCTCATATTGGGACTCTTTGTCCTAAAAGCAGTGGTGGCCAACCCCAGATTTGCCCGGCAGCTGGAATTAGACACGTACGACAGCGCCAACTATGATGTGGATCTAGAAAACTTGAATTTGGACAACCAGGATGTCTATGATTATGAAGATGGACTGACTATTGACGAACCTCAG ATAGAGATTGGCACACTGGCCCCACCAGATTATAACTACCCTGGCCCTGGGGGCCATGCAtcactggaggaggaagaggaggaggagttgcCCCTAAGACCCCAGCTCATTCCCCAAGGCTCAGGGGGGTCTGGTGTACTCATGGGCCCCGACGCACAGGGAG AGGAGGAGCTGCGCCTGAGTCCCATTGACATTCTTCATATCTCCGGGGACTTCGGGGGTTCCACGGGTTCTGGAGGTTCCGGTGGCTCTGGGGTTTCCGGAGGTTCTGGGGGTTCCGGAGACCTTTTGGCCTCCGGTTCTGGGGACCTTTTGGCTTCTGGAGGCTCAGGGGGTTCCAGGGAAATTGGTTCAGCAGGTTCTGGGGATCTTGGTTCTGGGGGTTCCAGGGTCCTTGGTTCCGGAGACTCTGGGGGTTCCGGGGACCTTGGATCCGGAGGCTCTGTGGGTTCCGGGGACCTTGGATCCGGAGACTCTGTGGGTTCTGGGGACCTTGGATCCGGAGACTCTGTGGGTTCTGGGGACCTTGGATCCGGAGACTCTGTGGGTTCCGGGGACCTTGGATCCGGAGGCTCTGTGAGTTCTGGGGACCTTGGTTCTGGAGGGTCTGGGGGTTCCGGGGATTTTGGTTCCCAGGGCTCTGGAGGTTCCGGCACCCTCCTAGGCTCAGGGGGTTCCGGGGACATATTGGTTTCCAGTACTGGGGGTTTCGGAGGTTCTGGAGGTTCCGGGGACTCGGGAATAATAATTATATCTGGAG AGGAGGAGCTGCCCCTCATTCCTGACACTACCCCCCAGGAGGCATCGGGTGCTTCTGGGGAGTCCGGGGCCTCTGGCACCTCAGGGGCCTCAGGGCCTGGGGGCTCCGACTCTGGTGGGTCAGAGGTCACATTAATCCCTGACCCTGAAGAAG AGGAGGAAGTGCTCCTGACTACTCCGAAAACCCCTCAGGAGTCTGGAGGTACAGTAGGCTCAGGGGGCTCTGGGTTGCCAGAGGTTGACTTGGACATCAAAG gtatgcCTACCTGCCTGCTGTGCACCTGTCTGGGTGGTTCTGTCTACTGTGATGATGTGAAGCTGACGAGCGTGCCGCCTCTCCCCAAAGAGACCACTCACTTCTACGCCCGCTACAACCACATCACCAAGATCAACAAGGGCGACTTTGCTCAGATGA ACAAGCTGAAGAGGATCGACTTGACTGCCAACAAGATTGCATCCATCGCTGATGATGCGTTCTCCGGCCTGCCCGTGCTGGAGGAGCTGGTGCTCCGTGAGAACGGCGTGTCACAGCTGCCTGCCCTTCCGCCCGTGATGACCCTCATCGACGCCAGCCACAACAACATTGGCGCCACAGGCATCCACAAAGAGGCTTTCAAG GACATGACAGGTCTGCTGTACCTGTACCTAACAGACAACCACATCGACCACATCCCTGTGCCCCTACCGGACAGCCTGCGCTCTCTGCACCTACAG CGCAACAACATTCAGATGATACACGAGGACACGTTCTGCAACCTGAAAGATTTAAACTACATCAGGAACGCACTGGAGGACATTCGCCTGGACGGCAACCCCATTAACCTCAGCAGGACCCCACAGGCCTATGTGTGTCTGCCCCGCGTCCCCATCGGAGCCCACATCTAA